DNA sequence from the Pungitius pungitius chromosome 16, fPunPun2.1, whole genome shotgun sequence genome:
GAACACCAAAATGGACTTTTTCAGTTTATTTCCAAACATTTTCAAAGACAAGTAATGAAATTCTTTGAAAAAGTAACCATGTCATTCCACTACAATGAGGATAAACAGAAAATGACAATTGACACTGTCAATATTTCATTGCTCGGGCAGCAAGAATTCGCTCTGTAATTCGCTGTCTTCACAGGAAAGGGTTTCAAAATCACTTCTGGCAATAGGGAAACGTTTCCACCATTGGGTGCCAGATGTGGCGTCTGATTGCACATGGAATGGAGTGACAGACTATCATCTTATTGCATGACACTGTGTCCTTGAGCATTGCAGTGATGCTCTGCCTTTTAAAGAAGCTCTGCTTTATCTTTGTGATGGAACTAACACGCCTGATTACAGTTTGTGTGAGCAAACTATTCCTAATTATATAAGGAAAAGAAGACCATGTCCCTGAACTTCTAAACATCCTCGCCCGTTTCAGTGCGTCAATGGAAAATGATCAGTTTTTTTGGTGGGTACCACCAAAAAAACtgatcattttccattttcattctCAATTTAACTGAATTATACACTATTTCCCGCAGGAATGTTGCATTAGTGACAAAAGGTTAAAAGCACACGAAAATGGGACATGAAATATATTATTTCACACTGAGTAAATCAACACATGATCCCCAAAGTACCCAGAGTCCAGGGCTGAGAACCGTGACATCATTTGATAGAAGACGGTGAAAGTAAACACAAACCagactgccccctggtggctggCAGGAGAACAGCTCATGCCGCCGCTACCAAGAGGcagacaaacagaaaataaGGCATTCATTTATACATCACACACTTCATAACTGCAAATAGCACTTGACAGTACACCACTAACAACTGAATAGTTTTACAGCATATCACCTTTTTACACCAAAAGGGGAAAACAGATGTATTGTCCAAATCATGTCAAGCAGAGGGGGAAACGCCTTCTTTTCTCCCGTTGTGATTGGATAAAACCAGACAGCATGTTTCattgaaaaggaggaaaagaatGACGACGAAAAACTGATTGTGAGCTCAGTAGATGAAGAGGACTCTGGTGCGGGGCAGGTTGGAGAGAGTGTCGGCCATTTTGCGAATTCTGGCATAGTTGATGAATCCTCGAAGGAAGAGCAAGAAGCCTGCAGAGCAACAGGAAAAAGGGAAAGTGAGACAACCAGTCAGCCACTAGTGATCAGTCATTTAATCTAGTGCTATGGGAAAATAGGAATTTActgttgggggggaaaaaacgctCTCCCCTCTATGTGCTTTATAACAGGATAACAGCCGTAACAACTGAGCACAAATGTGTCACAAGCAGGACAAACACATTCAATTCTCTACTTACCCAACACCAGGAAGACCCACCATAGCCAGTACTGTCCATCAAAGTAACCAGGGAAGTATGTGGAGAACTACAAAGCCAACAgaaagacagaggtgcctactTAGAATAAATATGGCCTGCCACGGTTTAACTCAAAAAGTCCTGCTCTTGCTTTTCTCAAGACAACTTGACAAATTGTGCTGCGTCAAAAAGCCAACCACTACAGAGTGGTGTTTTGAGTGGTTtgtccgtgtgtgcgtgcgtgtgcgtgtgtgtgtgtttaccctgACAATGAGGATCCATTTGATTAGGGAGAGGCCAAAGCCTGAGATGGCCCCATAGCGGCCAGCTGCTGAGGTGGTCAGACAGAAAGACATGAAGAAACCGATCCAGTTGAACAGGAATGCCACTGCacacaggtggaaaaaaaagaaagaaatgtctcaaaaaggaaaaggtgtcCTTTCTGCACAAATGTAGGAAGAgaagagatgaaaaaaaggacaatgggtggaggagagagagacggacgaGTAGGTTGAGTAACTAACTGAAGAATGTCAGCATGAAGATGCCGTCATTTCCTATCCTCAGCTGATCAGCGTCCTCAAAGTCGTCTCTGGTCACAAAGTCTTCATCCTGGGAAAGAAAGAGCAACACAGGGAACAAAAGGAGAGGGGAGTTGACTTGTTTAGGCattcaaaacaacaaatctATCATTTGGATCAAGTGTGTCACAACGCTTCCTTCAGGATTCTGCAAGTGCAAAGTCGTGACCGACATCAAAGGGAGTTGTGATTGAGCACGGGCAAGCACATGGGAGTGGAAACCAAGCTCTGCTCAGCAGAGcaaattcaacacaaacaaCCAAGAGAACAATGGAGCCACCACAACACAGCAAGCCCATTTAAATTACCATCGGTGTCACATTATCTGAAAGGTCTGGAGTCAGTTAAATTAAATGGAGGACAAGAGAACCAGTAGATGTTGTGTACCTATCTACTAAgcactttaaacacacacacacacacacacacacacactggaagggTGAGGAACCGAACACATCAACACTAATTATGTCTGCGTTCACACACAAAGTACGCTCTCCTCCCAGTTACCTCCAGTGAACTGCGAATTACATCGTCAAAAGTCTCCGGGCGTTCCCTGTGCTGAGGCTGAGGCTGCGGCTGGTGCGGAGCCAAAAGGGCGGTTGTGtgacagagaaacacaacacCGGCAGATCAAACAGGGTGGCCCCACATGCAGTCAAGTAAAGAGCATCACGGGACCACTAGAGGTCAGAAATGAGCCGTCGGAGAGTCGCGGCTGAGGGCACGTTGTCTAGTTTTTACGAGGGGCCTTtcaggacttaactactgagacactctcacgcacactagtctcagtagtgtgcgtgagagggTCTCAGGAGTTAAGTGCTAAACGGCCCTTCATAACTTTCGGATGGAGGAGTCTTTCGTGTTAAAGCCTGCCGGTTGTCGGTGCGCTTTGCCCTGTGTAACTGAACGAGACTGTGACACAAAAATAGGAAGAAGGTTCACCGCAAACCAACAAAATTGAGCCATTAAACAATAATCTAGAAAACTGGCAATAAGCGTAATATCAAAAAAACTATACAACCAAAAATGAACCACATTCTTT
Encoded proteins:
- the LOC119215636 gene encoding NEDD4 family-interacting protein 1-like isoform X1 → MGEPSGRYQQLTNEEDPQESPLVAAESPPPYSSITGDNAAFFDYKEDGAFPNPPSYNVATTLPSYDEAERTKTETAVPLATGRPQPQPQHRERPETFDDVIRSSLEDEDFVTRDDFEDADQLRIGNDGIFMLTFFMAFLFNWIGFFMSFCLTTSAAGRYGAISGFGLSLIKWILIVRFSTYFPGYFDGQYWLWWVFLVLGFLLFLRGFINYARIRKMADTLSNLPRTRVLFIY
- the LOC119215636 gene encoding NEDD4 family-interacting protein 1-like isoform X2 — protein: MGEPSGRYQQLTNEEDPQESPLVAAESPPPYSSITGDNAAFFDYKEDGAFPNPPSYNVATTLPSYDEAERTKTETAVPLATGRDEDFVTRDDFEDADQLRIGNDGIFMLTFFMAFLFNWIGFFMSFCLTTSAAGRYGAISGFGLSLIKWILIVRFSTYFPGYFDGQYWLWWVFLVLGFLLFLRGFINYARIRKMADTLSNLPRTRVLFIY